In a genomic window of Urocitellus parryii isolate mUroPar1 chromosome 11, mUroPar1.hap1, whole genome shotgun sequence:
- the LOC144249102 gene encoding box C/D snoRNA protein 1-like isoform X1 has product MEFAVEAEETSGGVLQRIAEGVRLSPESGREGVRDLAGMEEASGGEKGKGFTGRKKTENAKEGSGQKAEEMRMDLTIVKQEVMDWSDIEGGLLNGQWVKQEVEDGPEVKDEKTGILEVKQEVDNSSLVVKEEKVDELGVKEEKVKVKEEVMDWPEVKEETEDYLEIKQEVFVGQDIKEEEMMDGACVKEEKDFMKKEMMEDTKVKEEPEISPPLGCKRKLAMSRCETCGTEEAKYRCPRCMRYSCSMPCVKKHKAELTCNGVRNKTAFVSIQQFTEMNLLSDYRFLEDVARTADYISRDVFLKRPISNKHMCFLKNRARKQGIDLKLLPTGFTKRKENSTIFDKKKQKFCWHVKLQFPQSQAEYIEKRVPEDKTTNEILKPYIDPEKSDPVIRQRLKAYTHSQTEVQILMKVEYMQQNLVKYYELDPYKSLLDNLKNKVIIEYPTLYVVLKGSSDDMKVLHRVKNESTKNLGSEN; this is encoded by the coding sequence ATGGAGTTTGCCGTGGAAGCTGAAGAGACTTCGGGAGGAGTTCTCCAGAGGATAGCTGAGGGGGTGCGCCTGAGTCCCGAGTCCGGTAGGGAGGGAGTCAGGGACTTAGCAGGGATGGAGGAGGCCAGTGgtggagagaaggggaaaggatttacaggaaggaagaagacagagaatgCAAAAGAAGGAAGTGGGCAAAAAGCAGAGGAGATGCGAATGGACTTAACAATTGTAAAGCAAGAAGTCATGGACTGGTCGGATATAGAAGGCGGCTTGTTGAATGGCCAGTGGGTAAAGCAGGAGGTGGAGGATGGACCTGAGGTGAAGGATGAGAAAACTGGCATATTAGAGGTGAAGCAGGAAGTGGATAATAGTAGTTTGGTGGTAAAAGAAGAGAAGGTAGATGAACTAGGGGTAAAGGAAGAGAAGGTGAAGGTGAAGGAAGAAGTAATGGACTGGCCAGAAGTGAAGGAAGAGACGGAGGATTACTTGGAGATAAAACAGGAGGTATTTGTTGGTCAGGATATAAAAGAGGAGGAGATGATGGATGGAGCCTGTGTAAAAGAAGAGAAGGATTtcatgaagaaagaaatgatggaAGACACAAAAGTGAAAGAAGAGCCTGAGATCAGTCCCCCATTGGGCTGCAAGAGGAAACTGGCCATGTCAAGGTGTGAAACTTGTGGTACAGAAGAAGCAAAGTACAGATGTCCACGTTGTATGCGATACTCCTGCAGTATGCCCTGTGTAAAGAAACACAAAGCAGAACTGACCTGTAATGGAGTTCGAAATAAAACTGCTTTTGTTTCAATACAACAGTTTACTGAAATGAATCTCCTAAGTGATTACCGATTCTTAGAAGATGTGGCAAGAACAGCAGACTATATTTCTAGAGATGTTTTCTTGAAAAGACCAATAAGCAATAAACATATGTGCTTTTTGAAAAATCGTGCTCGAAAGCAAGGTATTGACTTAAAACTTCTACCTACTGGATTCACCAAGAGGAAAGAGAATTCAACAATTTttgataagaaaaaacaaaagttttgttGGCATGTAAAGCTCCAGTTTCCTCAAAGTCAAGCTGAATACATAGAAAAACGAGTACCAGAGGATAAAACTACTAATGAAATTCTAAAACCTTACATTGATCCTGAAAAGTCTGATCCTGTTATTCGTCAAAGGTTGAAAGCCTACACTCACTCTCAGACTGAGGTCCAAATTTTAATGAAGGTTGAATATATGCAGCAAAACCTAGTAAAATATTATGAACTGGATCCTTATAAAAGTCTCCTAGACAATTTGAAGAACAAAGTGATCATTGAATACCCAACGTTATATGTTGTGTTGAAAGGATCTAGTGATGACATGAAAGTTCTTCACCGAGTGAAAAATGAATCTACCAAGAACCTTGGCAGTGAAAATTGA
- the LOC144249102 gene encoding box C/D snoRNA protein 1-like isoform X3, with protein MMDGACVKEEKDFMKKEMMEDTKVKEEPEISPPLGCKRKLAMSRCETCGTEEAKYRCPRCMRYSCSMPCVKKHKAELTCNGVRNKTAFVSIQQFTEMNLLSDYRFLEDVARTADYISRDVFLKRPISNKHMCFLKNRARKQGIDLKLLPTGFTKRKENSTIFDKKKQKFCWHVKLQFPQSQAEYIEKRVPEDKTTNEILKPYIDPEKSDPVIRQRLKAYTHSQTEVQILMKVEYMQQNLVKYYELDPYKSLLDNLKNKVIIEYPTLYVVLKGSSDDMKVLHRVKNESTKNLGSEN; from the coding sequence ATGATGGATGGAGCCTGTGTAAAAGAAGAGAAGGATTtcatgaagaaagaaatgatggaAGACACAAAAGTGAAAGAAGAGCCTGAGATCAGTCCCCCATTGGGCTGCAAGAGGAAACTGGCCATGTCAAGGTGTGAAACTTGTGGTACAGAAGAAGCAAAGTACAGATGTCCACGTTGTATGCGATACTCCTGCAGTATGCCCTGTGTAAAGAAACACAAAGCAGAACTGACCTGTAATGGAGTTCGAAATAAAACTGCTTTTGTTTCAATACAACAGTTTACTGAAATGAATCTCCTAAGTGATTACCGATTCTTAGAAGATGTGGCAAGAACAGCAGACTATATTTCTAGAGATGTTTTCTTGAAAAGACCAATAAGCAATAAACATATGTGCTTTTTGAAAAATCGTGCTCGAAAGCAAGGTATTGACTTAAAACTTCTACCTACTGGATTCACCAAGAGGAAAGAGAATTCAACAATTTttgataagaaaaaacaaaagttttgttGGCATGTAAAGCTCCAGTTTCCTCAAAGTCAAGCTGAATACATAGAAAAACGAGTACCAGAGGATAAAACTACTAATGAAATTCTAAAACCTTACATTGATCCTGAAAAGTCTGATCCTGTTATTCGTCAAAGGTTGAAAGCCTACACTCACTCTCAGACTGAGGTCCAAATTTTAATGAAGGTTGAATATATGCAGCAAAACCTAGTAAAATATTATGAACTGGATCCTTATAAAAGTCTCCTAGACAATTTGAAGAACAAAGTGATCATTGAATACCCAACGTTATATGTTGTGTTGAAAGGATCTAGTGATGACATGAAAGTTCTTCACCGAGTGAAAAATGAATCTACCAAGAACCTTGGCAGTGAAAATTGA
- the LOC144249102 gene encoding box C/D snoRNA protein 1-like isoform X2: MEFAVEAEETSGGVLQRIAEGDIKEEEMMDGACVKEEKDFMKKEMMEDTKVKEEPEISPPLGCKRKLAMSRCETCGTEEAKYRCPRCMRYSCSMPCVKKHKAELTCNGVRNKTAFVSIQQFTEMNLLSDYRFLEDVARTADYISRDVFLKRPISNKHMCFLKNRARKQGIDLKLLPTGFTKRKENSTIFDKKKQKFCWHVKLQFPQSQAEYIEKRVPEDKTTNEILKPYIDPEKSDPVIRQRLKAYTHSQTEVQILMKVEYMQQNLVKYYELDPYKSLLDNLKNKVIIEYPTLYVVLKGSSDDMKVLHRVKNESTKNLGSEN, translated from the exons ATGGAGTTTGCCGTGGAAGCTGAAGAGACTTCGGGAGGAGTTCTCCAGAGGATAGCTGAGGGG GATATAAAAGAGGAGGAGATGATGGATGGAGCCTGTGTAAAAGAAGAGAAGGATTtcatgaagaaagaaatgatggaAGACACAAAAGTGAAAGAAGAGCCTGAGATCAGTCCCCCATTGGGCTGCAAGAGGAAACTGGCCATGTCAAGGTGTGAAACTTGTGGTACAGAAGAAGCAAAGTACAGATGTCCACGTTGTATGCGATACTCCTGCAGTATGCCCTGTGTAAAGAAACACAAAGCAGAACTGACCTGTAATGGAGTTCGAAATAAAACTGCTTTTGTTTCAATACAACAGTTTACTGAAATGAATCTCCTAAGTGATTACCGATTCTTAGAAGATGTGGCAAGAACAGCAGACTATATTTCTAGAGATGTTTTCTTGAAAAGACCAATAAGCAATAAACATATGTGCTTTTTGAAAAATCGTGCTCGAAAGCAAGGTATTGACTTAAAACTTCTACCTACTGGATTCACCAAGAGGAAAGAGAATTCAACAATTTttgataagaaaaaacaaaagttttgttGGCATGTAAAGCTCCAGTTTCCTCAAAGTCAAGCTGAATACATAGAAAAACGAGTACCAGAGGATAAAACTACTAATGAAATTCTAAAACCTTACATTGATCCTGAAAAGTCTGATCCTGTTATTCGTCAAAGGTTGAAAGCCTACACTCACTCTCAGACTGAGGTCCAAATTTTAATGAAGGTTGAATATATGCAGCAAAACCTAGTAAAATATTATGAACTGGATCCTTATAAAAGTCTCCTAGACAATTTGAAGAACAAAGTGATCATTGAATACCCAACGTTATATGTTGTGTTGAAAGGATCTAGTGATGACATGAAAGTTCTTCACCGAGTGAAAAATGAATCTACCAAGAACCTTGGCAGTGAAAATTGA